CGTAGCTTTCGGATTGTCTTTCCCTTTTCCGTCGCCGGAAAACGCCGCGAAGTCTCCCACGCCTTCGCAACGCAAAATGGATGTCGGTTCGCCGTTCAGGCGGAATGTGCAAGCAATCGGCATTTTTGCTCCCGCGACTTGAAGTGTCACGGTAGCGAAAATGATCTGAGAATGGAATAGTTCGGACTTCGATTTAATGTCAAGAATTGTCGAAACGACGAATTCATGGCGGGACACGTTAACGCGCCAAGCGACTTAACGCGGACTCACAAATCGAGTTCCAGAAACTGCGTGCCTTCTACGGGATTGAACACATACGCTGAAATCGGCCTGAACCCCATCGACGCATAGAGCCGTTGCGCGGACTGCATCGTCGGCAGCGTGTCGAGCCGCATCTTCCTGTAGCCCGCGTCTTTTGCAGCGCGCACGATGGCTTGTGCGAGACGTCTGCCGAGCTGTTGCCCACGGCCTTCCGGACGCACATAGAGGCGCTTCATTTCGCAGACGTCGTATTCGAACGCACGCAGCGCGACACAGCCGATAACGTGTGCTTCGTTGCGTGCGAGCAGGATCGTGCCGCCGGGAGGCGCATATTTGCCGGGCAGCGCGGCCAGTTCTTCGTCGAACGACTGAAAGCTCAGATCGATGCCGAGACTATCGGCGTATGCGCGGAAGACGGCGCGCACGACGTCGAGATCGTCGGGGAAACGGGCGGGCTGGATATCGGTCATCGAAATCTTTTCGCCGATGGGAATGTATGCAGTGTAGTCGCCGATTCCGATGTGTTGGCGGAAACGGCGTACAACATCCCTCTGTACCACGCGAAAAGCCGAAAGAGAAATAACGCGCCCGCAAGCGAGCGCGTCAAACGTCAAGGCAGCGAAATCGTCAGATTCGCCGATTGCGGACCCAGCCGGATGATTTGCGAGTAAGGCGCGAGCGTGCGCAACGTCGCGTCTTTCAGATACGTATTGAGCCCGAGAAACGCAACGAGCCCGACGAGCGCAAACACCGCGCCGATCGTCCACAGCGGCACTTCGCGTTTGAGCCGGTGCGCGATCTGATCGGGCAGCGACCAATGCGGCGCAAACGGCGCGCGCTTGCCCTTCATGTGCGCGATCTCATCGCCGAGACGCGCCGTCAGATACGCAAGTTTCTCTGGTCCTTCGAGCAGATACTTGCCCTGAAAGCCCAGCAGCAGGCACATATGAAACACTTCGAGCGATTGCAGCCGCACAGCACCTTGCGCGCGGCACTCTTCCAGGTGCTGAAAGAACTTCTCGCCTGCAAGCTGTTCGCCGAACAACGCAAGTTGCAGCGGACGACGTTCCCATTCCGTACGAATCGAAAACGGCGACGACAACACCAGTTCGTCAACGGCCGCGCAGAACGCGAACTTGGCTGCGTACGCGTCTTCTGCCGCGACATCGAGCTTCTTCGCACCGCGCTCGAAATCGTTAAGGAACTGCTGGATGCGGCTCATGAACTCGCTGGCATTGCCCGGCTCGCGACCATTTTTCAGCAGGAACAGCATGAAAAAGCCGTCGTACAGCAGATCGAGCAGCGAGCGAACCTGATAGCTCGGCTGCAATGCCGACGGCGGCATTGCGGACGGCTGCGTGTTGGTATCGAACAGCGAAGGGGCGTAGCTCATGGTGTGACCGCGATCAGTTCGAGTTTGAGATCGTTGAGTCCCGACGGCGCGTAGATCATCGTCGAACGGGCCTGCAACATGCGCTCATACAGCGCGCCGCGTGCTTCCAGCGCGAAGTAGCATGCGCCCGGCCGCACGGGTATCGCGGGCGGCACTTGCGGCGTGTACGCGAGCCTCACGCCGGGCATCGCGGAGAGAACGAGCTTGTCGACGTCGTCGGGCGCGCCGACCTTGAAACGCGCGGGCACCGCATCGACGAGTTCGACAGCGGGCAAGTCCGCCGACACCGCGAGGAAGAACTGCGTCTTGTCGTCGATCTTGCCGGAGTCGAGTCGCCCCGCGTGGAACGAGGGCCGCACTTCTTCGAGCGCGATCGCGAAGTAGCGCGTCGAGATCACTGTCTCGAGCAGATCGCGCAACATGCCGTCGAGCCGCGCGAAGCCCGGACCGGGATCGTCGTGACGATACGCAGGCAGATCGGCGAGCGCATAACCCTTCGAGAACGTCATCAACTGACCCGCGAGCCGCAGCAGTTCCTGAAACAGCCGTTCAGGATGCAGCGCGGAATGCTGATACAGATGCGCGAGCGCGGCGAATGCGGCGCTCGCCGTATGCAGCAACCAGAACGATGCAATGTCGCCGGAGCGGAATTCAATGATGTTCTTCGTCGGCTCGCGATGAAAGCCATACAGTGCATTGACCTTCGCCTGCAACGCGTCGATCAGCTGGCGCAGCCGTTGATGCAACAGCGGCGATGCATCGATCGCAAGACACGGCGGCACGAACGATTCGTCGAGTTCGAAACCGGACGTTGCCGTGCGGCGCACACGCACGAGCGGCACCGACAGCAACTGGTCGCGCGGTTCGCTATGCGCGATCAGCTTCACGCTGGTCTTGAGAAACGTGATGTCGGCTTCGGCGGCGTCGGTGAAATGATCGGGCACGACGCCCTGCTTGCTGACATAGCGCGACACGAAGCCGTCGCCTTCCGTCGCATAATTCTGCCCCGTTTCGCGCACGGGATGCAGCGCAAGGTAAAACGTGAATTCGTTGATGCCGTCGGGCAGCGTGTCGAGCGCGACGGGCGGCGGCAGATCGTCGGCCTGCGGCGCGGCATAGAGCGCGCCGTCGGGAAACACAAGCGACAGTTCGCTCGCGCGCAGCACGTTGCTGCCGAGCGCATCGCGGTCGAAGCGCACCGAACGCACGCCCCAGTTGTACGGCTGAATCGCCTGGATCGATTCGAACAGACGCGCCTCGTGGTACGCATCCTGTCGCTGGAAATGCTGCGGCCTCAGAAAAAGGCCTTCCCCCCAGAGCACCTTTGCGGAATAACTCATCGCGAACCTGTCTTTATGCGAATTACATCTTTAGACGCCAGGACGGCAAAGCCTTATTAGGCCGCCATTCTGATTTTTACCACGCGCCATTGTTAATTGTTAAATGACATTTAAACGTCATGTTTAACCGCAACTCACCGACGACAGCAAATTCAACGGTTGCGCGGGCAATCCCTGTTCGGGCGGTATGACGGTTCCGTTTGTCACCGTCATTGCACAGTTATGCAGCCCGATCATTATGCCGGATTTCTCCGACTTTCCAGGATCGAACGCGAACTTCCAGCGCTGCATTGCCGGATCGCGGAATAGCGCGACGATACCGAATGCCTGCGCCTCGCGCGAAACCTTTTCGGTGACGTTATAGCGCTGGCCGGGAATGAGCGTCACTTCCCGGACGCCCAGCAGATCGCCGCCCAATGTGCTTTTCTCTTTCGCTGGATCGGTGAACGTGTCGAAAGGCGCCTGTTGAAAAGAAGTGGGGTCTTTCAGCGTATAGAGGCGGACGACGAGTGCGAGCGGCCGCCTGTCGTTTGCGGCATTCAGATTGGGCGCGGCATAAAGTGTTAAACCGATATTGCGCGGCGGCTTTTGCGAATCCGGCACGTCGGGCTTGCCGATTCCCGCAGCCTGCAAGGCCGACGAGGCGGCCGCGCCGAGCACGCTGACACCCGCGGCGCAGCCCCCGAGCAGCGCGCTTCCAGCCGCGCTCAATACGATTAGCGATGCAACCCGGATAGCACGCGTATTCATTCTGTATAGACCGGTTTTCAAGCCGGCCACCCCGTCGAATTGTCAATTAAAACGGCTGATAAGTGGTTCGTTTTCACCCTGCCCACGCCGCGCTGCAAACGGCGGATTTGGGCGTCGGCAACACCGTGATCCAGGAAATTATTGCCGCAGATTCATGCGCATTGAATTGCGAATGGCAATAAATTACCGGTTCGGTTCCGGATATTGTATTGACGTGTTCTCCGAGTTTTCCTTCTGCAGATGAAAGTTGAATTAATAAAAATTGGCCTGTACTATACGCGCGCACTTAGTGCAAAGCAAAACCCGTTTTCTTCATGAATTATAAAATTCGCACGGCGGTGAAACAAAGATGAAAAATCGGCTCTTTACCAGTCTTTCTGGGGCAGTGCTGGTATGCGGCATGATTGCCGGATGCGCCACGCAGGGAAACTCCACTCCGCCGACGCCTGAAGCATTTAATAAGGCGCTCAGCGACGCAGATACCGTCGCGAAGAATGGCGATCAGGATCGCGCCATCGCGCTTTATCAGCAATTGGCCAAAACCGATCCGACGCGTGAAGAGCCGTGGTCGCGCATTGCGCAGATCCAGTTCGCGCAAGCTCACTACGGTCAGGCCATCGTCGCCGCTCAGGAAGCGCTGCAACGCGATCAAACCGATCGTCAGGCGAAGAGCGTGCTGGCCGTGGCCGGTCTGCGCGTCGCCACGCAATCACTCGGCGAACTGCGTCAGGATGCGGCGCTCGCGGGCGACGCGAAGTCGGACGCACAGACGCTTGCGAAGCAGCTGCGCGACACGCTCGGCGAAGCGACGCTGTTCCCGCCTGATCCGAACGACAAGCCTGCCCCGAAGAAGCGCCGCATCGTTCGTCACGTCGCCAAACAGGCACCGAAGGCAAACGATTCCGCGGATACGGGCGCCGCTGCGCCTGCCGCGAATGCGCCTGCACAGGCGCCCGCCGCTGCACCCGCAGCGCCCGCCAAAGCGGCGCAAAGCGGCGGCGCGTCCGATCCTTTTAGCGCGCTGCGCTGATATCAGGCTGGTCTGAACCACACGCACCCGGGAGCCGTCGATGGCCAAGAAAGAAAGTATTCAGAAGCGCTTGCAAAAAGTGCGGCCGCCGCGCGTTCAACTGACCTACGAGGTCGAACGCGGCGATGCGATCGAAGTGAAGGAACTGCCGTTCGTCGTCGGCGTGGTTGCCGATCTCGCCGGTCAATCGGAAATCGAACAACCGAAGCTGCGCGATCGCAAGTTCGTCAGTATCGACCGCGACAATTTCGACGACGTGATGAAGGCGATCGAGCCGCGCGCGGCGTTTCAGATCGAAAACCGCCTGAGCGATGCGGGCGGCAAGTTCGGTGTCGATCTGCGTTTCCGTTCGATGTCCGACTTCAATCCCGACGAAGTGGTCGCGCAGATCGAACCGCTGCGCCGTCTTCTCGAAGCGCGTTCGAAGCTCGCTGACCTGCGTAACAAGCTGGCGGGCAACGACAAGCTCGAAGATCTGCTTGGCGAAGTGCTGAAGAACACGCAGCAATTGCAGACGCTCGCGGGCACGACGCAACGCACGGAAGGCGACGACGCGCCTGACGAGAACAAGTAAGCCTCACGAGGCACCGGGGGTAACATGAATCAGCAAGCGGCTGCAGCCCAATACTCCGACGCGCAGGCAGGCGAACGCGCATCGCTTCTCGATGAAATCGTCGAGAAGAGCAAGGTAGCGAAGTCCGAGTCCGAACATGCGCGCGCGAAAGATCTGATCGGCGAACTCGTGAATCAGGTACTCGACGGCACGGTGATCGTGTCGGATAACCTGTCCGCGACGATCGATGCGCGCGTCGCCGAACTCGATCGCCTCATTTCCGATCAGTTGAGCGCCGTGATGCACGCGCCCGAGTTCCAGCGCATGGAAAGCACGTGGCGCGGCCTCGACTATCTGTGCAAGGAAAGCAATACGGGTTCGACGATCAAGATCAAGGCGCTGCATGCGCCGAAGCGCGACCTCGTTCGCGACTTCAAGACGGCGATCGAATTCGATCAGAGCGCGCTCTTCAAGAAGGTCTATGAAGAAGAGTTCGGCACATTCGGCGGTTCGCCGTTCGGCACGCTGATCGGCGACTTCGAAGTGACGCGCCAGCCGGAAGATATGTACTTCATCGAGCAGATGTCGCACGTCGCGGCAGCCGCGCACGCGCCGTTCATCACATCGGCGTCGCCGGAACTGCTCGGGCTCGAAAGTTTCGCCGATCTCGGCAAGCCGCGCGATCTCGGCAAGGTCTTCGATACCGTCGAATACGCCAAGTGGAAGTCGTTCCGCGACGCGGAAGACTCGCGCTATGTCGGCCTGACGCTGCCGCGTTTTCTCGGCCGTCTGCCGTTCAATCCGAAAGACGGCGCAACGGCGGAAGGCTTCAATTTCGTCGAGGACGTCGACGGCACCGATCACAGCAAGTACCTGTGGTGTAACGCGGCGTGGGCATTCGCTGCGCGCCTGACGGCCGCATTCGACGACTTCGGCTGGTGCGCGGCGATTCGCGGCGTGGAAGGCGGCGGTCTGGTCGAAGATCTGCCGACTCACACGTTCAAGACCGACGACGGCGAAATCGCACTGAAGTGTCCGACTGAAATCGCGATCACCGATCGCCGCGAGAAAGAACTGAGCGATCTCGGTTTCATTCCGCTCGTCCATTGCAAGAACTCCGACTACGCTGCGTTTTTCGCCGCGCAGTCCGTACAGAAGCCGAAAAAATACAACACCGATAGCGCGAATGCGAACTCCGTATTGTCCGCGCAATTGCAGTACATCTTCTCGGTATCGCGCGTTGCGCATTACCTGAAGGCGATGATGCGCGACAAGATCGGCAGCTTTGCATCGGCGCAAAACGTCGAAGTGTTTCTGAACCGCTGGATTTCGCAATACGTGCTGCTCGACGATAACGCGAGCCAGGAACAGAAGGCGCAGTTCCCGCTGCGCGAGGCATCGATTCAGGTCGCGGAAATTCCGGGCAAACCCGGCTCGTATCGTTCGGTCGCGTTCCTGCGTCCGCACTTTCAGCTGGATGAGCTTTCCATTTCGCTGCGGCTTGTGGCGGATCTGCCGAAACCGGCAAATTGATAAACGCAGTCAGTACACCCGGGTAGGCCGCCCGGGTGACTGTTAAAACCACCTCTTTGGGGAGTCGGGTAATTATGAAGGACATCTACTTAAAGTTCGGCAATCCCGCAATCAAGGGCGAATCTGCCGACAAGGACCATCAAGGCTGGATCGAAATCGATTCGTGGACGCATGCGATCAAGCAGCCGCGTTCGGCGACGGCATCGACGGCGGGTGGTCACACGTCGGAGCGTTGCGAGCACGCGGACATGGAATTCACGAAAGACATCGACGTCGTGAGTCCGCTGCTGTATCAGCACGCTTCGGGCGGTACGACGTTCGACGAAGTGACGATCGACTTCATGCGCTCGGATGGCGAAGGCAATCGCATCAAGTACCTCGAAGTGAAGCTCAAGTACGTGATCATTTCGAGCATCACGCCGAGCGTCATTGGTGAAGGCCTGCCCTCGGAAGCCTTCTCGCTGAAGTACGCTGCTGTGCAATGGAAGTACACGCAGCAGAAGATCGGCGGCAATCAGGGCGGCAATGCGCAAGGCGCATGGAGCCTGACGAAGAACGACAAGACGTACGCGGTCTGATGAGAATGGGTTCGTGTGCCGCGATGCACGCGGACCTGTTTTCATTATTTCGTTGAGGTCGCTCCGCGCATACCAATGAAGCGATTCGAACCCAGTTTCTTCGACAAGCTGTTCGACGACGAACCGCATCTGCCGGCACCCGCCGCGATGCGGCAATTGTCGCTGGAAGAATTGAAGTCGAATGTCGCACGCGATGTCGAAGCGATCCTCAACACGCGCATTGCATTGACGGAAGCCGAACTTGCCGCGTTGCCCGAGTGCCAGCGCTCGGTGCTCACTTACGGCCTGAACGACTTTTCGGGCTTGAGTCTCGCGAGTCACTACGATCGCATGTTCATCTGCAAGTCGATCCAGCAGGCGATCGGGCGTCATGAGCCGCGTCTGCAGCAGGTCGCGGTGACACTCGAATTGAACGAGCAGTCGACCAATGCACTGTACTTTGCGATTCAGGCTTTGCTGGTCGTGCATCCGGCGGAAGAGCCGGTGAGTTTCGACGCGATGCTGCATCCGTCGACGTTGCAATACTCGGTGACGCGCGCACGCGCGAAGCTGTGATACCGCGCGCCTGCATGCAGGCCGAAGCGGAAAGATCTGGCTCGGGGATGGAGTAATGGAAGAACTGCTGCCGTATTACGAGCGAGAGTTGTCGTTTCTGCGGCGTTATTCGCGCGATTTCGCCGAGCGCTATCCGAAGATCGCTGCGCGCCTCGCGATGACGGGCGAGCATTGCGAAGATCCGCATGTCGAGCGGATGATCGAGTCGTTCGCGCTATTGGGCGCGCGAATCAACAAGAAGCTCGACGACGATTACCCCGAGTTCACCGAAGCGCTTTTCGAAGTGCTTTACCCGCATTATCTGCGGCCATTTCCTTCGTGTTCGATTGCGCAATTCGGCGTGTCGAGCGGTATCGGCAATCTGACGCAACCGGTAACCGTCGAACGCGGCACTGAAGTCAAATCGCGTCCTATCCGCGGTGTGCAGTGCCGGTTTCGCACAGCCTATGACGTTACGCTCGCGCCCATTCGCATTTCAGAAGGAAAGTACATATCAGTCGCCATGGCGCCCAGCGCGACCGTGCTGCCCGCCAACGCGACAGGCATGCTGTCGATCACGATCGAATCGACCGCACCGCAACTCGATCTCGGCGCGTTGAAGCTGAGTACTTTGCGCGCGCATTTGCACGGCGAGCAATCGTTCGTCGCGGCATTGTCCGACTGTCTTTTCATGCACGCACTCGCGGCCTACGTCGAGCCCGATCGTAACGGCGTATGGAAAGCACTAAAGAACGTCCCCGTCGTACAGGCAGGCTTCGACGAACAGGATGCGTTGATCGACTATCCGGCGAAGTCACATCCTGCTTATCGGCTGTTGACCGAGTACTTTGCGTTTCCGGACAAGTTCAGTTTCGCCGACGTCGATCTCGCGTCGATGCTGCGTGCAAGCGGCCGTTGTCAGCGGATCACGCTGCACGTCGTGCTGAAAGACGTGCGCGGCGATTCGAATATCGCGCGCCTGCTCGATGCGATGTCGGCGCAGCATCTGCGGCTCTTCTGCACTCCCGTCGTGAATCTTTTCAGGCAACACGGCGAGCCGATCCGCATCAGTCATCAGGCCGTGTCGTATCCCGTGGTCGCGGAAGCGCGCCGCGCATTCGCGTACGAGGTGTACTCGATCGATTCGGTGAAGCTCGTGCGCCAGCAGGCGCAGGGCGAATCGGTGACGGAGTTTCGCCCGTTCTATTCGCTGCATCACGGCGAGACGGCTCACGCGGGCCACTACTGGTTTGCGCGCCGCAACGACTGGGTCGCGCAAAAAAGTCCGGGCTACGAGACGGAAATCTCAATCGTCGATATCGACTTCGAACCGGCCGCGCCGCAAACGGACACGCTCAGCGTCGACCTCACGTGTACGAACCGCGATCTGCCCGCGCAACTCGCGGCAGGCTTGGAAGGCGGCGATCTGTTCCTCGAAGGCGGCTCGCTTGCGAGCACGTTGACGCTGTTGCGCAGACCCACGCCGAGCGTTCGCTTCGAACGGGGCCGCTCCGCGCACTGGCGCCTGATTTCGCACCTCGCGCTCAATCACGTTTCGCTGGCGGGCAGCGGCCTTGCAGCGCTAAAGGAAATGCTCGCGCTGTACGACTTGCGGCGCACGGCGGTGTCGGCGCGCCATGTCGACGGTATTGTCGGTATCGATCAGCGCGCGGCCGTGCAATGGTTGCCGGGCAATCCGTTCGCGACGTTCGTTCGCGGCATCGAAGTGCGCCTGACCGTCGATGAAGAGCATTTCGTCGGCGCGAGTCTCGCTTCATTTGTCGGTGTGATCGATCGATTCTTTGGGCTGTATGTGCATCTGAACAGCTTTGTGCAACTGGTCGTCGTGTCGAAGCGCACAGGCGAGGAGATCTTGCGATGCAAACCGCGCAGCGGCGAATCGATCCTGGTGTAGTCGAGCAACTGCTCGACGAGCCGCATCGCTTCGAGTTCTTTCAGGCGGTGCGGTTGCTGGAAAAGTGGTTTGGGCAGGAAGCGTCGCAGCGTCCCGGCGATGTCGTCGCGCAACGCATGACGTTTCGAACGACGCTGTCGCTCGCGTTTCCGCCGAGCGAAATTCAGGGCGCGGTGTCGTACGACGAAGAGGGCGGCGCGCTAAACGACAAGGCTCAACGCACGGCAGCGCTCGCAGACGACGCGATCGGCAAGGTCGATCTGACGCCCGCATTCTTCGGCCTGCTCGGCGGACAGGGTGCGCTGCCGCTGAACTACACGGAACAGCTGATTAACCGCGAGCAGTTGACGCGCGATCGCGCCGCACGCGAGTTCTTCGACATTTTCTCGAATCGCGCGACGGCGCTCTTCTACGCGGCATGGAAGAAGTACCGCTTGCCGTTTCATTACGAACTCGATCGCGATGGACGCTACTTGCCGTTGCTGCTGTCGCTCGCGGGTGTTTCGGATGCGGACACGCGTGCGAGCCTGCAAAGGGGCAAAGGCGCGCTGTTCGATGAAGCGATTGCGGGCCACGCACTGGCTGCGCGTCATCGGCCGGTATCGGCTGCGTATTTGCAGCGCAATCTGTCCGAGTACTTCAACGTGCCCGTGCATGTCGAGCAGTTCGTCGGCAAATGGTACGACGTGCCGCGCGATCAGTTGACGGTACTCGGCAGCGTCAATGCGACGCTCGGCGCAACCGCACTGGCGGGCACGCGCGTGTGGCAGCGCGATTTGCGCGTGCGTCTGCTGATCGGTCCATTGAAGAAAGCCGACTATGAAGCCTTCTTGCCCGGTGCGGAACGCGCGATCGCGCTGGAGCGCATGCTGACGCTGCTGGCGGGCGTTACGCTCGAATACGAAGTCAAGCTGATACTCCGGCACGAAGACGTCGGACCGAGCATTCTCGGCAAGGGCTCGCGTCTAGGCTGGGACGCGTTCCTTTGCACGCACGAGGTACGCGAGGATCGTGCGGATGCCCGCTACGAACTCCACGTGATTCACTGACGACCACATAGAACGACACACGAAAACATCGGACAGTACGCCATGAGCACGCCATTGAAGACCCTGATCGCCAAACTCAACCCGACGTGCCGACAGGCAACCGAGCAGGCCGCAAGCCGCTGCCTGTCGCGGGGTCACTACGAGGTCGATCTGGAGCATCTGTTCGGCGCGTTGCTCGACGAGGCCGCGACCGACGTGCCGCTCGTACTGCGCGCAAGCGCTATCGACATCAATGCGCTGCGTGGCGATCTCGAACGCGAACTGGAGCGCCTGAAAACGGGCAACACGCGCACGCCAGTATTCTCGGTGCATCTGATTGCGCTATTCGAACAGGCATGGCTGATTGCATCGCTGGATTCGCAGATTGCGCGCATCCGTTCGGGGCATCTCTTGCTTGCGTTGCTGAGCGCGCCGGATCTCGCCCAATTCGCGCAGCGTATGTCGCCGCTCTTTGCGCAAGTACGTGTCACCGACTTGAAACACAGGTTCGATGAGTTGACGCAAGGCTCGCGCGAGAGCGAAGTCGCGACGGCATCGACGGAAAGTGCTGAGTTTGCGGACGAGAATGCGCGCGTCAAGGCGCCTTCGAAAACGCCCGCGCTCGACACGTACACGACGAACCTCACGCAACGCGCACGCGACGGTCACATCGACCCGGTAATCGGCCGCGAAGCGGAAATCCGCCAGACGATCGACATTCTGATGCGTCGCCGCCAGAACAACCCGATCATGACGGGCGAAGCAGGCGTCGGTAAAACGGCTGTGGTCGAAGGGCTCGCGC
This Paraburkholderia sabiae DNA region includes the following protein-coding sequences:
- a CDS encoding GNAT family N-acetyltransferase, translating into MTDIQPARFPDDLDVVRAVFRAYADSLGIDLSFQSFDEELAALPGKYAPPGGTILLARNEAHVIGCVALRAFEYDVCEMKRLYVRPEGRGQQLGRRLAQAIVRAAKDAGYRKMRLDTLPTMQSAQRLYASMGFRPISAYVFNPVEGTQFLELDL
- the icmH gene encoding type IVB secretion system protein IcmH/DotU, which produces MSYAPSLFDTNTQPSAMPPSALQPSYQVRSLLDLLYDGFFMLFLLKNGREPGNASEFMSRIQQFLNDFERGAKKLDVAAEDAYAAKFAFCAAVDELVLSSPFSIRTEWERRPLQLALFGEQLAGEKFFQHLEECRAQGAVRLQSLEVFHMCLLLGFQGKYLLEGPEKLAYLTARLGDEIAHMKGKRAPFAPHWSLPDQIAHRLKREVPLWTIGAVFALVGLVAFLGLNTYLKDATLRTLAPYSQIIRLGPQSANLTISLP
- the tssK gene encoding type VI secretion system baseplate subunit TssK, encoding MSYSAKVLWGEGLFLRPQHFQRQDAYHEARLFESIQAIQPYNWGVRSVRFDRDALGSNVLRASELSLVFPDGALYAAPQADDLPPPVALDTLPDGINEFTFYLALHPVRETGQNYATEGDGFVSRYVSKQGVVPDHFTDAAEADITFLKTSVKLIAHSEPRDQLLSVPLVRVRRTATSGFELDESFVPPCLAIDASPLLHQRLRQLIDALQAKVNALYGFHREPTKNIIEFRSGDIASFWLLHTASAAFAALAHLYQHSALHPERLFQELLRLAGQLMTFSKGYALADLPAYRHDDPGPGFARLDGMLRDLLETVISTRYFAIALEEVRPSFHAGRLDSGKIDDKTQFFLAVSADLPAVELVDAVPARFKVGAPDDVDKLVLSAMPGVRLAYTPQVPPAIPVRPGACYFALEARGALYERMLQARSTMIYAPSGLNDLKLELIAVTP
- the tssJ gene encoding type VI secretion system lipoprotein TssJ; this translates as MNTRAIRVASLIVLSAAGSALLGGCAAGVSVLGAAASSALQAAGIGKPDVPDSQKPPRNIGLTLYAAPNLNAANDRRPLALVVRLYTLKDPTSFQQAPFDTFTDPAKEKSTLGGDLLGVREVTLIPGQRYNVTEKVSREAQAFGIVALFRDPAMQRWKFAFDPGKSEKSGIMIGLHNCAMTVTNGTVIPPEQGLPAQPLNLLSSVSCG
- a CDS encoding tetratricopeptide repeat protein, with translation MKNRLFTSLSGAVLVCGMIAGCATQGNSTPPTPEAFNKALSDADTVAKNGDQDRAIALYQQLAKTDPTREEPWSRIAQIQFAQAHYGQAIVAAQEALQRDQTDRQAKSVLAVAGLRVATQSLGELRQDAALAGDAKSDAQTLAKQLRDTLGEATLFPPDPNDKPAPKKRRIVRHVAKQAPKANDSADTGAAAPAANAPAQAPAAAPAAPAKAAQSGGASDPFSALR
- the tssB gene encoding type VI secretion system contractile sheath small subunit; its protein translation is MAKKESIQKRLQKVRPPRVQLTYEVERGDAIEVKELPFVVGVVADLAGQSEIEQPKLRDRKFVSIDRDNFDDVMKAIEPRAAFQIENRLSDAGGKFGVDLRFRSMSDFNPDEVVAQIEPLRRLLEARSKLADLRNKLAGNDKLEDLLGEVLKNTQQLQTLAGTTQRTEGDDAPDENK
- the tssC gene encoding type VI secretion system contractile sheath large subunit, with the translated sequence MNQQAAAAQYSDAQAGERASLLDEIVEKSKVAKSESEHARAKDLIGELVNQVLDGTVIVSDNLSATIDARVAELDRLISDQLSAVMHAPEFQRMESTWRGLDYLCKESNTGSTIKIKALHAPKRDLVRDFKTAIEFDQSALFKKVYEEEFGTFGGSPFGTLIGDFEVTRQPEDMYFIEQMSHVAAAAHAPFITSASPELLGLESFADLGKPRDLGKVFDTVEYAKWKSFRDAEDSRYVGLTLPRFLGRLPFNPKDGATAEGFNFVEDVDGTDHSKYLWCNAAWAFAARLTAAFDDFGWCAAIRGVEGGGLVEDLPTHTFKTDDGEIALKCPTEIAITDRREKELSDLGFIPLVHCKNSDYAAFFAAQSVQKPKKYNTDSANANSVLSAQLQYIFSVSRVAHYLKAMMRDKIGSFASAQNVEVFLNRWISQYVLLDDNASQEQKAQFPLREASIQVAEIPGKPGSYRSVAFLRPHFQLDELSISLRLVADLPKPAN
- a CDS encoding Hcp family type VI secretion system effector; the protein is MKDIYLKFGNPAIKGESADKDHQGWIEIDSWTHAIKQPRSATASTAGGHTSERCEHADMEFTKDIDVVSPLLYQHASGGTTFDEVTIDFMRSDGEGNRIKYLEVKLKYVIISSITPSVIGEGLPSEAFSLKYAAVQWKYTQQKIGGNQGGNAQGAWSLTKNDKTYAV
- the tssE gene encoding type VI secretion system baseplate subunit TssE is translated as MKRFEPSFFDKLFDDEPHLPAPAAMRQLSLEELKSNVARDVEAILNTRIALTEAELAALPECQRSVLTYGLNDFSGLSLASHYDRMFICKSIQQAIGRHEPRLQQVAVTLELNEQSTNALYFAIQALLVVHPAEEPVSFDAMLHPSTLQYSVTRARAKL
- the tssF gene encoding type VI secretion system baseplate subunit TssF: MEELLPYYERELSFLRRYSRDFAERYPKIAARLAMTGEHCEDPHVERMIESFALLGARINKKLDDDYPEFTEALFEVLYPHYLRPFPSCSIAQFGVSSGIGNLTQPVTVERGTEVKSRPIRGVQCRFRTAYDVTLAPIRISEGKYISVAMAPSATVLPANATGMLSITIESTAPQLDLGALKLSTLRAHLHGEQSFVAALSDCLFMHALAAYVEPDRNGVWKALKNVPVVQAGFDEQDALIDYPAKSHPAYRLLTEYFAFPDKFSFADVDLASMLRASGRCQRITLHVVLKDVRGDSNIARLLDAMSAQHLRLFCTPVVNLFRQHGEPIRISHQAVSYPVVAEARRAFAYEVYSIDSVKLVRQQAQGESVTEFRPFYSLHHGETAHAGHYWFARRNDWVAQKSPGYETEISIVDIDFEPAAPQTDTLSVDLTCTNRDLPAQLAAGLEGGDLFLEGGSLASTLTLLRRPTPSVRFERGRSAHWRLISHLALNHVSLAGSGLAALKEMLALYDLRRTAVSARHVDGIVGIDQRAAVQWLPGNPFATFVRGIEVRLTVDEEHFVGASLASFVGVIDRFFGLYVHLNSFVQLVVVSKRTGEEILRCKPRSGESILV
- the tssG gene encoding type VI secretion system baseplate subunit TssG; translated protein: MQTAQRRIDPGVVEQLLDEPHRFEFFQAVRLLEKWFGQEASQRPGDVVAQRMTFRTTLSLAFPPSEIQGAVSYDEEGGALNDKAQRTAALADDAIGKVDLTPAFFGLLGGQGALPLNYTEQLINREQLTRDRAAREFFDIFSNRATALFYAAWKKYRLPFHYELDRDGRYLPLLLSLAGVSDADTRASLQRGKGALFDEAIAGHALAARHRPVSAAYLQRNLSEYFNVPVHVEQFVGKWYDVPRDQLTVLGSVNATLGATALAGTRVWQRDLRVRLLIGPLKKADYEAFLPGAERAIALERMLTLLAGVTLEYEVKLILRHEDVGPSILGKGSRLGWDAFLCTHEVREDRADARYELHVIH